The following coding sequences lie in one Spea bombifrons isolate aSpeBom1 chromosome 5, aSpeBom1.2.pri, whole genome shotgun sequence genomic window:
- the STARD3NL gene encoding STARD3 N-terminal-like protein: MNHLSDDVPYARSSLLGSHSSVHEVQSVNSSELVARLESYESSGKKGISDVRRTFCLFATFDFLFVTLLWIIELNSNGGIMDALQKEVVQYDYYSSFFDIFLLSFFRFNVLIFAYAMCRIRHWWAVAVTTAATCAFLLVKVILSRLFSQGAFGYVLPIMSFILAWIEAWFLDFKVLPQEAEAENRLLMIRSVSERASLLPPAPVSEGLFYSPPESPAESDEETEEKQDSEKPLV, translated from the exons ATGAACCACCTATCAGATGATGTACCCTACGCCCGGAGTAGCCTTTTGGGCTCCCATAGCTCTGTGCATGAAGTCCAGTCAGTCAACAGTTCTGAGTTGGTGGCCAGACTTGAATCCTACGAAAGCtcaggaaaaaaaggaatttctgATGTTAGAAGAACTTTCTGTCTATTTGCCACTTTTGACTTTTTGTTTGTCACTCTACTGTGGATTATAGAACTAAAT tCAAATGGTGGTATTATGGACGCCTTGCAGAAGGAGGTTGTGCAGTATGACTACTATTCTTCATTTTTTGACATATTT CTGCTATCATTCTTTCGTTTTAACGTGCTAATTTTTGCATATGCAATGTGCAGAATTCGTCACTGGTGGGCTGTAGCG GTTACAACAGCAGCAACGTGTGCCTTCTTGTTAGTGAAAGTGATTTTATCCAGG ttATTCTCGCAAGGTGCTTTTGGCTATGTCCTCCCTATCATGTCTTTTATCCTGGCATGGATAGAGGCCTGGTTCCTGGATTTTAAGGTCCTACCCCAAGAGGCAGAGGCAGAAAACC GACTCTTGATGATACGAAGTGTCTCTGAACGGGCTTCCCTTTTGCCACCTGCACCAGTGTCAGAGGGACTGTTTTATTCACCACCCGAATCTCCAGCAG AATCTGATgaggaaacagaagaaaaacaggacaGTGAAAAGCCTCTtgtatag